One window of the Hypanus sabinus isolate sHypSab1 chromosome 13, sHypSab1.hap1, whole genome shotgun sequence genome contains the following:
- the LOC132403557 gene encoding general transcription factor II-I repeat domain-containing protein 2-like gives MEKLHFMVDMTAHLNTLNTALQGKGRTALHMLEDVLAFERKLTVLARDLQKGTLSHFPNLREFKQGHDMIISEYLHSAIIAMQTSFGKRFCEFREEKNTLSFPVTPLSIDPSLLNTTALAGVSQPDLEMELADIADKDIWVSKFRRLTADLEDVARQKAVLAQKHKWSDIENLTDDSLRSCVKMKVTSYSPDVQTLCAEVQEQKSH, from the coding sequence atggaaaagctacacttcatggtagacatgacagcgcacctgaacacgctgaacacagctcttcaggggaaaggacgtacagccctgcacatgttggaggatgttttggcattcgagcgcaagttgacagtgcttgccagagatttacagaaaggcactttgtctcacttccccaatttgagagagttcaaacaaggtcacgacatgataatttcggagtatttacattctgcaatcatcgcaatgcaaacatcgtttgggaaacgcttctgtgagttcagagaggaaaaaaacacattatccttcccggtcactcccttaagcatcgatccttccctactgaatacgactgcattggcaggtgtgagtcaacctgatcttgagatggaactggccgacatagccgacaaagacatatgggtgtccaagtttagacgcttgacagcagaccttgaagatgttgcccgtcagaaggccgttcttgctcagaaacacaaatggagtgatattgaaaacctcacagatgacagcttgcgatcctgtgtaaagatgaaggtgacatcatacagccctgatgtgcagacgctgtgcgctgaggtccaggagcagaaatcccattaa